In Emys orbicularis isolate rEmyOrb1 chromosome 12, rEmyOrb1.hap1, whole genome shotgun sequence, one genomic interval encodes:
- the LOC135886727 gene encoding LOW QUALITY PROTEIN: olfactory receptor 10A4-like (The sequence of the model RefSeq protein was modified relative to this genomic sequence to represent the inferred CDS: deleted 2 bases in 1 codon), with amino-acid sequence MKHTENIMSMWNHTTVSEFILVGFSNHPNLQVPLFLIFLGVYTITLTGNMLIILVTSIDPSLHSPMYFFLRNLATLEIGFTLVIVPKMLVNLLVENKIISFAGCAAQLYFFSFFGTAECCLLTAMAYDRYVAICNPLRYPDIMNRRACFQLAGLSWFSGFPVATVQMTWIFSLPFCGPNQVNHFFCDAPPMLELACANTSLFEIEALIGTVLFIMFPFLLILVSYMRIITTILRMPSEEGRHKAFSTCSSHLVVVTLFYGTASSTYFRPKSSYSPDTKKLISLSYTVITPMLNPIIYSLRKKEVKSALRRTLGRKLFSEKM; translated from the exons ATGAAACACACTGAG AATATAATGAGCATGTGGAATCACACGACTGTCTCAGAATTCATCCTTGTGGGGTTTTCCAATCACCCCAACTTGCAGGTTCCGTTGTTCCTGATCTTCCTTGGTGTTTATACCATAACCCTGACAGGAAACATGCTCATTATCCTGGTGACATCAATTGACCCCTCTCTCCATagccccatgtacttcttcctccgGAACCTGGCCACCTTAGAGATCGGCTTCACTTTGGTCATCGTCCCGAAGATGCTGGTCAATCTCTTGGtggaaaataaaatcatttcCTTTGCCGGATGTGCAGCTCAGCtctatttcttttccttctttggAACAGCTGAGTGCTGCCTTTTGACCGCTATGGCCTATGATCGTTATGTGGCCATATGCAACCCTCTCCGCTACCCAGACATCATGAATAGAAGGGCTTGTTTCCAGTTGGCTGGACTCTCATGGTTCTCTGGATTTCCGGTGGCCACTGTGCAAATGACATGGATATTCAGTCTGCCATTCTGCGGGCCAAATCAAGTCAACCACTTCTTCTGTGATGCCCCTCCCATGCTGGAGCTGGCCTGTGCCAACACCTCTCTCTTCGAAATCGAGGCCCTCATAGGGACTGTGCTTTTCATCATGTTCCCATTCCTGCTGATCCTGGTCTCCTACATGCGGATCATCACCACCATCCTGAGGATGCCCTCAGAAGAGGGCAGAcacaaagccttctccacctgctcctcccacctggTGGTAGTGACTCTCTTCTATGGCACGGCCAGCTCGACCTACTTCCGACCCAAATCCAGCTACTCCCCAGACACCAAGaagctcatctctctctcctacacGGTGATCacccccatgttaaaccccatcatctacagcctgaggaagaAAGAGGTGAAAAGCGCCTTGAGGAGAACATTGGGCAGGAAACTCTTTTCAGAGAAAATGTAA
- the LOC135886729 gene encoding LOW QUALITY PROTEIN: olfactory receptor 10A4-like (The sequence of the model RefSeq protein was modified relative to this genomic sequence to represent the inferred CDS: substituted 1 base at 1 genomic stop codon), with the protein MSIRNHTTVXEFILVGFSNHPNLQVPLFLIFLGVYTITLTGNVLIILVTSVDPSLHSPMYFFLRNLASLEIGFTLVIVPNMLVNLLVENIIISFAGCASQLYFFFFFGTAECCLLTSMAYNRYVAICNPLRYPDIMNRRACFQLAGLSWFSGFPVATVQMMWIFSLPFCGPNHVNHFFCDAPPMLELACADTSLFEIEALTATVLFVMFPFLLILVSYMRIITTILSMPSEEGRRKSFSTCSSHLVVVTLFYGTASSTYFRPKSSYSPDTKKLISLSYTVITPMLNPIIYSLRNKEVKGALRRTLERNLFSEKM; encoded by the coding sequence ATGAGCATACGGAATCACACGACTGTCTGAGAATTCATCCTTGTGGGGTTTTCCAATCACCCCAACTTGCAGGTTCCGTTGTTTCTGATCTTCCTTGGTGTTTATACAATAACCCTGACAGGAAACGTGCTCATTATCCTGGTGACATCAGTTGACCCCTCTCTCCATagccccatgtacttcttcctccgGAACTTGGCCTCCTTAGAGATCGGCTTCACTTTGGTCATCGTCCCGAATATGCTGGTCAATCTCTTGGTGGAAAATATAATCATTTCCTTTGCCGGCTGTGCATCTCagctctatttctttttcttctttgggaCAGCTGAGTGCTGCCTTTTGACCTCTATGGCCTACAACCGTTATGTGGCCATATGCAACCCGCTCCGCTACCCAGATATCATGAATAGAAGGGCTTGTTTCCAGTTGGCTGGACTCTCATGGTTCTCTGGATTTCCGGTGGCCACTGTGCAGATGATGTGGATATTCAGTCTGCCATTCTGCGGGCCAAATCATGTCAACCACTTCTTCTGTGATGCCCCTCCCATGCTGGAACTGGCCTGTGCTGACACCTCTCTCTTCGAAATTGAGGCCCTCACAGCAACTGTGCTTTTTGTCATGTTCCCATTCCTCCTGATCTTGGTCTCCTACATGCGGATCATCACCACCATCCTGAGTATGCCCTCAGAAGAGGGCAGACGCAAAtctttctccacctgctcctctcacctggTGGTGGTGACTCTCTTCTATGGCACAGCCAGCTCAACCTACTTCCGACCCAAATCCAGCTACTCCCCAGACACCAAGaagctcatctctctctcctacacaGTGATCacccccatgttaaaccccatcatctacagcctgaggaacaaagaggtgAAAGGCGCCTTGAGGAGAACATTGGAGAGGAATCTCTTTTCAGAGAAAATGTAA